In Pelosinus sp. UFO1, one genomic interval encodes:
- a CDS encoding NAD(P)H-dependent oxidoreductase subunit E produces the protein MPNELDSSRILAIVEEKGKSKEHLLSILLAIQNASGKNYVQEEWAKIVATELNLSFSMVYDVLTFYSMFSTKPRGRHVIEICKSTPCYISKSDVIAKIFEKHLGIKVGETTKDQQFTLLYTACVGACDVGPVAKIGEEIYGDLTEDKINSIIIKYQGE, from the coding sequence ATGCCTAATGAGTTAGATTCGTCACGTATTCTAGCGATTGTTGAGGAAAAGGGAAAATCAAAGGAACATTTATTATCAATCCTTCTGGCAATTCAAAATGCATCAGGTAAAAATTATGTACAGGAAGAGTGGGCTAAAATTGTTGCTACTGAACTAAATTTATCCTTTAGCATGGTGTATGATGTTTTAACTTTTTATTCTATGTTTTCTACAAAACCGCGAGGCAGGCATGTGATTGAGATTTGTAAGAGTACTCCTTGTTATATTAGTAAGTCGGATGTAATAGCAAAAATTTTTGAGAAACACTTAGGTATCAAAGTTGGAGAAACAACGAAGGATCAACAATTTACTTTGCTGTATACCGCCTGTGTTGGAGCCTGTGATGTAGGGCCAGTCGCTAAGATTGGTGAGGAAATATATGGGGATTTAACCGAAGATAAGATTAACAGCATAATTATAAAGTATCAGGGGGAATAG
- the dcuS gene encoding DcuS/MalK family sensor histidine kinase, whose amino-acid sequence MLLTRTLKLQTKIMILVFAVVVVALLVTNWLTSRSVEIEIQKGTGRQAISVAQLVARSPIIVEGLTGEKQISELQRYARESADATDVEFVVVLDMQGIRKAHPDPTKVGQKFVGGDEAEALAGKEYISVAKGTLGDSLRAFVPVFTANGQQVGVVVVGILLEEIKILEKDTHKALLLAILIGMLIGIIGAYLLSQNVKKTLFGLEPGAIAKRLEERNAMLESVHEGIIAVDRQGMISLVNDEALKMLGVDDSPVGKKFEDFVPNTNLMAVMEARVAELDQDQDFQGTSVIGNCLPMIVNGEVVGAISTFRDKTEVKGLAEELTGVRSYVDALRAQAHEFMNQLHVILGLVKLKSYQQLAVYINQITSEHEEEINLVAKRIEEPILAGFVLSKLSLAREKKVVMHLAEESYVPAPCDHEIVHEMVTIIGNLVENAFDAVRSTDYKEVELHMYYDEGSLYIIVSDTGEGIMPELSNTIFAKGVSSKDGNRGFGLHLVERSIKYLAGEIDFESRPGEGTVFTVKIPYKIKGNQND is encoded by the coding sequence TTGTTACTAACCAGAACTTTAAAACTGCAGACCAAAATAATGATTTTGGTATTTGCTGTAGTTGTTGTGGCATTATTGGTTACAAATTGGCTGACCTCTCGCAGTGTTGAGATAGAAATACAAAAGGGTACTGGACGACAGGCAATTAGTGTAGCACAGCTTGTTGCTCGTTCGCCTATTATCGTAGAGGGATTAACAGGAGAAAAGCAAATAAGTGAACTGCAAAGATATGCTAGGGAGAGTGCTGATGCAACCGATGTTGAATTTGTTGTTGTTTTGGATATGCAAGGCATTCGCAAGGCGCATCCAGATCCGACAAAAGTAGGTCAAAAATTTGTCGGCGGCGATGAAGCAGAGGCGCTAGCTGGTAAAGAATATATTTCCGTGGCAAAGGGAACCTTAGGAGACTCTTTGCGGGCTTTTGTCCCTGTCTTTACTGCTAACGGACAACAGGTTGGTGTAGTCGTTGTTGGAATATTGCTTGAGGAGATTAAAATATTAGAGAAAGACACCCATAAGGCACTCCTTTTGGCTATTCTAATTGGTATGTTAATTGGGATTATCGGGGCATATTTATTATCACAGAATGTGAAAAAAACATTATTTGGACTTGAGCCGGGAGCGATTGCCAAACGACTTGAAGAAAGAAATGCTATGCTTGAATCTGTGCATGAGGGTATTATCGCAGTTGACAGACAAGGAATGATTTCTTTAGTGAATGATGAAGCTCTTAAAATGTTGGGTGTAGATGATAGTCCAGTAGGAAAAAAATTCGAAGATTTTGTGCCAAATACAAATTTGATGGCAGTGATGGAAGCTAGAGTAGCAGAATTGGATCAAGATCAGGATTTTCAGGGAACATCTGTGATTGGAAATTGCTTACCAATGATAGTAAATGGAGAAGTTGTTGGTGCTATATCAACTTTTCGTGATAAGACGGAGGTAAAAGGGTTAGCAGAGGAATTAACAGGTGTTCGCAGCTACGTGGATGCTCTTAGAGCACAAGCTCATGAGTTTATGAATCAATTACATGTTATACTAGGATTAGTAAAGTTGAAAAGTTATCAACAATTAGCGGTTTATATTAATCAAATCACTTCTGAACATGAAGAAGAAATAAATCTTGTGGCAAAACGAATTGAAGAGCCCATACTTGCAGGTTTCGTCTTAAGTAAATTAAGTCTGGCTAGAGAAAAAAAAGTTGTTATGCATTTGGCAGAGGAAAGCTATGTACCTGCACCTTGTGATCATGAAATTGTCCATGAAATGGTAACTATAATTGGGAATCTAGTAGAAAATGCTTTTGATGCTGTACGCAGTACCGATTATAAAGAGGTAGAACTGCATATGTATTATGATGAAGGAAGTTTATATATTATTGTAAGTGATACAGGAGAAGGGATTATGCCGGAATTAAGTAATACAATCTTTGCAAAGGGTGTATCCAGTAAGGATGGTAACCGCGGCTTTGGACTACATTTGGTTGAACGTAGTATAAAGTACTTAGCGGGAGAAATTGATTTTGAATCGCGACCAGGAGAGGGGACCGTATTTACGGTAAAAATTCCTTATAAAATAAAGGGGAATCAAAATGATTAA
- a CDS encoding response regulator, whose protein sequence is MIKVLVVEDDPMVAELNRRYIERIEDFTFCGIVKNGEEALAVLNEKNIDLVLLDIFMPNMNGLELLAKIRQQNVSVDVIVVSAARENQSIQTALRNGAVDYLIKPFEFERFQAALIAFKKRLQAIRGETGLSQKDLDQQIFAKIPHKDIELPKGLDRNTIKRVWGHILERQEEFTAEEMAQYVGLSPVSIRKYLKYFQSMDLLHVEISYGSVGRPVYRYRCNREKQ, encoded by the coding sequence ATGATTAAGGTATTAGTAGTAGAAGATGATCCTATGGTAGCAGAGTTAAATCGACGTTATATTGAAAGGATCGAAGATTTTACATTTTGCGGTATCGTTAAAAATGGTGAGGAAGCCTTAGCTGTTCTAAATGAAAAGAATATTGATTTAGTATTGTTGGATATTTTTATGCCCAATATGAATGGGCTTGAGTTATTAGCTAAGATCCGTCAGCAGAACGTTAGTGTCGATGTCATCGTAGTATCTGCTGCACGAGAAAATCAAAGTATTCAAACGGCTCTTAGGAATGGAGCCGTAGATTATTTGATTAAACCCTTTGAGTTTGAAAGGTTTCAAGCTGCTTTAATCGCCTTCAAAAAAAGATTGCAAGCGATTAGAGGGGAAACTGGTTTATCGCAAAAGGATCTGGATCAGCAAATTTTTGCCAAAATACCTCACAAAGACATTGAACTGCCTAAGGGGTTAGACCGTAATACTATTAAGCGAGTATGGGGGCACATTTTAGAGAGGCAAGAAGAGTTCACGGCAGAAGAGATGGCTCAGTATGTAGGACTTTCTCCCGTTTCGATCCGTAAATATCTTAAGTATTTTCAAAGCATGGATTTACTACATGTAGAAATAAGTTATGGATCCGTAGGCAGACCTGTATATCGATATCGCTGCAACCGAGAAAAACAATAA
- the hisIE gene encoding bifunctional phosphoribosyl-AMP cyclohydrolase/phosphoribosyl-ATP diphosphatase HisIE, with the protein MINLEGIKFDENGLIPAIIQEEETGKVLMLAYMNEESVRKTIETKVTWFYSRSRQSLWQKGETSGHVQHVKQIRYDCDGDTLLLQVEQIGVACHEGTLSCFSRILGDTKLQEEKLVDTSEIYGQSVATVLNELFHVINDRKRNPIAGSYTTYLFEKGQDKILKKVGEEAAETIIGSKNNSKEELLYEMADLWYHCLVLLVQHDVSLTELLEELQKRRK; encoded by the coding sequence ATGATCAACTTAGAAGGGATAAAATTTGATGAAAATGGCTTAATCCCAGCTATTATTCAGGAAGAAGAAACAGGCAAGGTTCTCATGCTGGCCTATATGAATGAAGAATCAGTAAGAAAAACAATAGAAACTAAGGTCACTTGGTTTTATAGCCGCAGTCGTCAAAGCTTATGGCAAAAGGGGGAAACATCGGGTCATGTGCAGCATGTGAAGCAGATTCGTTATGACTGTGATGGTGACACCCTTTTACTTCAAGTAGAACAAATTGGTGTAGCCTGTCATGAAGGAACATTATCTTGCTTTAGTCGTATCCTCGGGGATACTAAATTGCAAGAAGAAAAGCTCGTAGATACTAGTGAAATCTATGGACAATCCGTAGCTACAGTACTAAATGAGTTATTCCATGTAATTAATGATCGTAAACGTAACCCAATAGCAGGATCTTATACTACTTATCTCTTTGAAAAGGGCCAGGATAAAATTCTGAAAAAAGTAGGAGAAGAAGCTGCAGAAACTATTATTGGTTCTAAAAATAATAGTAAAGAAGAACTACTTTATGAAATGGCAGATCTTTGGTATCACTGCTTAGTATTATTAGTACAGCATGATGTGAGTCTTACTGAGCTATTAGAAGAATTACAAAAAAGAAGAAAATAA
- the hisH gene encoding imidazole glycerol phosphate synthase subunit HisH, whose protein sequence is MIAIIDYGMGNLFSVEKAFVKLGAEVVVTSNPEAVVTADKVVLPGVGAFGDCMENLRAYQMIDAIAEVVAKGTPFLSICLGLQVLFEGSEEDPEVKGLGIFPGMVRKIEAPNLKIPHMSWNSLTFSGNSPLFANLPQESFVYFVHSYHAVPEDPSLITAVTDYGGPVTAAVGRGNVQAVQFHPEKSSSVGLAMLANFKEMKL, encoded by the coding sequence ATGATTGCCATTATTGATTATGGTATGGGTAATTTATTTAGTGTCGAGAAGGCGTTTGTTAAATTAGGAGCAGAGGTTGTTGTTACAAGTAATCCAGAGGCTGTTGTTACAGCGGATAAAGTGGTATTACCAGGTGTCGGTGCTTTTGGAGATTGTATGGAAAACCTTAGGGCTTATCAAATGATCGATGCAATTGCTGAAGTAGTTGCTAAGGGAACACCTTTTCTCTCTATTTGCCTAGGATTACAAGTTTTATTTGAAGGCAGCGAAGAAGATCCAGAGGTTAAAGGACTTGGGATTTTTCCTGGCATGGTGCGTAAGATAGAGGCTCCAAATCTTAAGATTCCTCATATGAGTTGGAATAGCCTGACCTTTTCTGGTAATAGTCCTTTATTTGCTAATTTGCCTCAAGAATCTTTCGTATATTTTGTACATAGTTATCATGCAGTACCGGAGGACCCTAGTCTGATTACTGCAGTTACAGATTACGGTGGTCCAGTCACTGCTGCGGTTGGGCGGGGGAATGTGCAGGCAGTGCAATTTCATCCAGAAAAATCTAGCAGTGTAGGTTTGGCAATGCTGGCTAATTTTAAGGAGATGAAGTTATGA
- a CDS encoding SagB/ThcOx family dehydrogenase, producing the protein MLKSIGREFMLKTRYENMEPADQNNKIAQPPLEASYDITKTVIDLPMPEEIPPFMIDFMAVVELRTSVRDYQNMPLSLLELSYLLWCTQGVKQVLGNKATLRTVPSAGARHALETYLLIHNVEGVKPGLYRFLALEHKLIEVNMAKDISKEIIKGCLAQGFIAKSGVTFLWSAEVERMKWRYGERGYRYLHLDAGHVCQNLYLAAQVVGCGVCAIAAFDDEYINSVIGLDGEEEFIIYVATVGKR; encoded by the coding sequence ATGTTAAAATCAATTGGTCGTGAATTTATGCTGAAAACTCGGTATGAGAATATGGAACCAGCAGATCAGAATAATAAAATAGCACAACCACCGTTAGAAGCAAGTTATGATATCACAAAGACTGTGATTGATTTACCGATGCCCGAGGAGATTCCACCCTTTATGATCGATTTTATGGCAGTGGTAGAGCTTCGAACCAGTGTACGTGATTATCAAAATATGCCGCTAAGTTTATTAGAACTCTCTTACTTACTGTGGTGTACGCAAGGAGTAAAACAAGTATTAGGCAATAAAGCAACTTTAAGGACGGTGCCTTCGGCAGGCGCGCGGCATGCTCTAGAGACTTATTTACTAATTCATAATGTAGAAGGGGTAAAACCAGGGTTATACCGTTTTTTAGCCCTTGAACACAAACTAATAGAAGTAAACATGGCAAAGGATATTTCCAAAGAAATAATCAAAGGCTGTTTAGCTCAGGGTTTTATTGCCAAAAGTGGGGTGACATTTCTTTGGTCTGCAGAGGTTGAACGCATGAAATGGCGGTATGGGGAAAGAGGGTACCGATACTTACATTTAGATGCTGGGCATGTTTGTCAAAATTTATATTTGGCTGCGCAAGTGGTTGGATGTGGTGTATGTGCCATTGCGGCGTTTGATGATGAATATATTAATTCTGTAATTGGCTTAGATGGTGAAGAAGAATTTATTATCTACGTAGCAACTGTTGGTAAGCGGTAA
- the hisF gene encoding imidazole glycerol phosphate synthase subunit HisF, with the protein MYTKRIIPCLDVKDGRVVKGTNFVGLRDAGDPVELASIYDKELADELIFLDITASCEERNTMVQMVEQTASQVFIPFTVGGGIRTVDDIRKMLKAGADKVSLNTAAIKNPELLSEGAKRFGSQCIVLAVDARQAGEDKWEVYINGGRTPTGLDVIEWVKKATELGAGEILLTSMDKDGTKDGYDIKLTRAVSEAVGVPVIASGGAGEMVHFYDVLTAGKADAVLAASVFHFGQFTVGQVKQYLKSRGVDVRL; encoded by the coding sequence ATGTATACGAAACGGATTATTCCTTGTTTAGATGTGAAAGATGGGAGAGTCGTAAAAGGAACAAATTTTGTTGGACTTAGGGATGCTGGTGATCCAGTAGAATTAGCATCTATTTATGATAAAGAGCTTGCTGATGAGTTAATTTTTCTAGACATTACCGCTTCTTGTGAAGAAAGAAATACCATGGTGCAAATGGTAGAGCAAACCGCATCACAGGTGTTTATCCCTTTTACCGTAGGGGGAGGAATTCGTACGGTAGATGATATTCGTAAGATGTTAAAAGCTGGGGCTGATAAAGTCTCTCTCAACACAGCGGCTATCAAAAATCCAGAATTACTTTCTGAAGGCGCAAAACGTTTTGGCTCTCAGTGTATTGTTTTAGCCGTTGATGCCAGACAAGCTGGAGAAGATAAATGGGAAGTATATATTAATGGCGGACGTACGCCAACTGGTCTTGATGTAATTGAGTGGGTGAAAAAAGCGACGGAGCTTGGCGCTGGAGAAATTTTGCTGACTAGCATGGATAAAGATGGTACCAAAGATGGTTATGATATTAAACTCACGAGAGCAGTTTCTGAAGCAGTAGGTGTTCCAGTGATTGCCTCTGGTGGTGCAGGCGAAATGGTACATTTTTATGATGTACTCACAGCAGGCAAGGCAGATGCTGTGTTAGCCGCCTCGGTATTTCATTTTGGACAATTTACCGTTGGTCAAGTCAAGCAGTATTTAAAATCGAGAGGGGTAGATGTAAGACTATGA
- a CDS encoding divergent polysaccharide deacetylase family protein, protein MATGKGKTNGKGNGKIWLFIISVILMAILYGKVNQDSNQQTPPKHTIEKTGSGAVVDFTEATKKIHTAVDAALQKGEFSVRDIKETTKEIPRQKVEGTIRWHTRQVLVNVPADVSAETMKQRIGAAIQSAGGQVLSTQPDTYQGLAVVRLDIGLRDKLEQEDLTIISDRVYLTREKGAAPEAISVPETKGEGKVRGKMALVIDDFGYNQETISAYAAINRPLTFAVIPYRPFSNEAASRGLSSGHQVILHLPMEPLDQGAQSEALTVTVAMSDKEIQSMVQKAIDTVPGLIGVNNHQGSRATADKRVMKNVLSILKANNLFFVDSRTNGQSVAAETARQMGIQTGENELFIDNTNEVSAVKAKLRTAQEMAIKHGTVTVIGHARMTTATAVSEMIPELEAAGIQLVFVSQLLR, encoded by the coding sequence ATGGCAACAGGAAAGGGAAAGACAAACGGAAAGGGTAACGGAAAAATCTGGTTATTTATCATTTCTGTTATACTTATGGCTATTCTCTATGGAAAGGTTAACCAAGACTCCAATCAGCAGACTCCTCCTAAGCATACCATAGAAAAGACTGGCTCAGGAGCTGTAGTAGACTTCACAGAAGCAACAAAAAAAATTCATACTGCTGTTGATGCTGCCTTGCAAAAAGGCGAATTTTCTGTAAGGGATATCAAGGAAACAACAAAAGAAATACCACGTCAAAAAGTGGAAGGTACGATTCGTTGGCATACAAGGCAAGTGTTAGTGAATGTGCCAGCTGATGTATCTGCCGAAACAATGAAGCAACGAATAGGTGCTGCAATTCAAAGTGCTGGTGGTCAAGTACTATCTACTCAGCCTGATACGTATCAAGGATTAGCAGTGGTGCGTCTTGATATTGGTTTAAGGGATAAACTAGAGCAAGAAGATCTTACTATCATTAGTGATAGGGTATATCTTACTAGAGAAAAAGGTGCTGCCCCTGAGGCGATTAGTGTGCCCGAAACAAAAGGAGAGGGCAAAGTTCGTGGAAAAATGGCACTTGTCATTGATGATTTTGGCTATAATCAAGAAACCATTAGTGCCTACGCAGCCATTAACCGCCCCCTTACCTTTGCTGTAATACCTTATCGCCCTTTTAGTAATGAGGCTGCGTCCAGGGGATTAAGTTCAGGGCATCAAGTCATTTTACATTTACCCATGGAACCTTTAGACCAAGGTGCTCAGTCAGAAGCACTGACGGTTACCGTCGCTATGAGTGATAAAGAGATACAGTCAATGGTGCAGAAAGCGATTGATACAGTGCCTGGGCTAATTGGGGTTAATAATCACCAGGGGTCAAGGGCCACTGCAGATAAACGAGTTATGAAAAATGTACTAAGTATTTTAAAAGCTAATAATTTATTTTTTGTTGATAGTCGTACTAATGGCCAATCTGTCGCTGCTGAAACTGCAAGGCAAATGGGTATACAAACTGGGGAAAATGAATTGTTTATCGATAATACAAACGAAGTCAGTGCTGTAAAAGCAAAATTACGTACGGCGCAAGAGATGGCAATAAAACACGGTACCGTAACTGTTATTGGCCATGCCCGTATGACAACAGCTACGGCAGTAAGTGAAATGATACCTGAACTAGAGGCAGCAGGTATACAACTGGTTTTTGTTTCCCAACTTTTGAGGTGA
- the hisB gene encoding imidazoleglycerol-phosphate dehydratase HisB — MMRRGAVSRETAETKIAADLTIDGTGKSEIATGIGFFDHMLILLTKHGFFDLQLTTNGDLHVDGHHTVEDTGIALGQALTKALGDKSGIKRYGTAFVPMDEVLAMVSLDISGRPYLVFDAAIPAQKIGDFDSELVEEFLRALSVHAGLTLHVRVLSGKNSHHIVEAVFKALGRALDEATSKDERIVGVMSTKGML, encoded by the coding sequence ATGATGCGTAGAGGAGCAGTATCACGGGAGACAGCCGAAACGAAGATAGCAGCTGACTTAACCATTGATGGCACAGGGAAAAGCGAAATTGCTACAGGGATTGGTTTTTTTGACCATATGTTAATACTCCTAACGAAACATGGTTTTTTTGATTTACAGCTCACTACAAACGGCGATTTGCATGTAGATGGACATCATACTGTCGAAGATACAGGAATTGCTTTAGGGCAAGCCTTAACTAAGGCTTTGGGAGATAAAAGCGGTATAAAACGCTACGGTACTGCTTTTGTCCCAATGGATGAGGTTTTGGCTATGGTGTCCTTAGATATTAGTGGTCGTCCTTATCTGGTTTTTGATGCTGCAATTCCAGCACAAAAAATAGGTGATTTTGATAGCGAATTAGTAGAAGAATTTTTACGGGCTTTGTCGGTGCATGCTGGTTTAACTTTACATGTACGTGTATTATCAGGAAAAAATTCTCACCATATTGTGGAAGCTGTCTTTAAGGCATTGGGCCGAGCCTTGGATGAAGCAACATCTAAAGATGAACGAATTGTTGGAGTCATGTCTACTAAGGGGATGTTATAG
- the hisA gene encoding 1-(5-phosphoribosyl)-5-[(5-phosphoribosylamino)methylideneamino]imidazole-4-carboxamide isomerase yields MIIFPAIDIRGGKCVRLTEGRFDQETIFADHPMEMALRWEKEGAEYLHLVDLDGALAGKPVNLKVIGEIAKTVKIPVQLGGGIRTLDTIEQVLKAGVQRVILGSIAVRQPELVKEACRQYGDRIVVGIDARDGIAAVEGWGVAGGIRAEELGQKMAEVGVARIIYTDISRDGTLSGVNVAATAALAKASNIPVIASGGVRDLADIKAIKEAVSEGIEGVIVGKAIYTGSLCLADALQLLQGE; encoded by the coding sequence ATGATTATTTTTCCTGCTATTGATATTAGAGGCGGAAAGTGTGTACGTTTGACAGAGGGACGTTTTGACCAAGAAACAATATTTGCGGACCATCCGATGGAGATGGCGCTTCGTTGGGAAAAAGAGGGCGCAGAATATCTGCATTTGGTAGACTTAGATGGTGCACTTGCTGGTAAACCAGTTAATTTGAAGGTAATTGGTGAGATTGCAAAAACTGTAAAAATTCCCGTCCAATTAGGTGGTGGTATTCGGACGTTAGATACCATTGAGCAAGTGCTAAAAGCGGGGGTGCAACGGGTAATTTTAGGATCGATTGCCGTACGTCAGCCTGAATTGGTAAAAGAAGCTTGTAGGCAGTATGGGGATCGAATTGTTGTAGGGATTGATGCTCGTGATGGCATTGCTGCTGTCGAAGGATGGGGCGTCGCAGGTGGTATTCGTGCAGAAGAACTGGGGCAAAAGATGGCTGAGGTAGGTGTGGCTCGTATTATCTACACAGATATTTCCCGGGATGGAACTTTATCCGGGGTGAACGTTGCCGCTACAGCAGCTTTGGCGAAGGCTTCGAATATTCCCGTGATTGCTTCTGGCGGCGTTCGTGATTTAGCAGATATTAAAGCCATTAAAGAAGCAGTAAGTGAAGGTATTGAAGGTGTGATTGTTGGTAAGGCCATTTATACAGGCAGTTTATGCCTCGCCGATGCATTACAGTTGCTACAGGGAGAGTGA
- the hisC gene encoding histidinol-phosphate transaminase, producing MFDYRPGLDKIKPYSVEEKEWDSKLDANESPSNLPPLVHERVMNQLEYMAFNRYPDIGTRDFRSQIAENFNTTVQNTLIGNGSSEILLALCQTFGGPGRSIVFPVPSFSMYGIYAQLTESKAVPVELNEEYALSRDQVIQAAQLADAKLVILCNPNNPTGSIIPKGDIEYIVSKLKCPVVVDEAYYEFYGESAVDLMRQYDNLIIARTLSKAYGLAAARVGYMLANAEIVSMVERVMMPYHMNALSLVTAEVVYQMRDEFLPIIGQIIAERERLITLLTALPDITVYPSETNFILLKTKKAKELSAYLSDKNIGIRDFSSAPYLTNCIRITVGTPLENDNLSKAIEVFLKEGSL from the coding sequence ATGTTTGATTATAGACCAGGATTAGATAAAATAAAACCTTATTCTGTAGAAGAAAAAGAGTGGGATAGTAAGCTAGATGCTAATGAGAGTCCTAGCAATTTGCCGCCCTTAGTACATGAAAGGGTAATGAACCAGCTGGAATATATGGCATTTAACCGTTATCCTGATATAGGAACCCGAGATTTTAGATCTCAAATTGCAGAAAATTTTAATACTACGGTGCAAAATACCCTAATTGGCAATGGGTCAAGTGAAATCCTGCTGGCTTTATGTCAGACTTTCGGTGGGCCAGGTAGAAGTATTGTTTTTCCAGTACCTTCTTTTTCCATGTATGGTATTTACGCTCAGTTGACGGAGAGTAAGGCTGTACCGGTAGAGTTAAATGAAGAGTATGCTTTATCACGGGATCAGGTGATCCAAGCAGCTCAACTGGCAGATGCCAAGTTAGTTATTTTATGTAACCCAAATAATCCTACCGGTTCTATCATCCCTAAAGGGGACATTGAGTACATTGTTAGCAAGTTGAAGTGCCCAGTGGTTGTTGACGAAGCCTATTATGAATTCTATGGAGAGTCAGCTGTAGACCTAATGAGACAATATGACAATTTAATTATCGCTCGGACCTTATCAAAAGCCTACGGCCTAGCAGCTGCTCGTGTAGGGTATATGCTTGCAAATGCGGAAATCGTATCTATGGTGGAACGAGTTATGATGCCTTATCATATGAATGCATTATCTCTTGTTACAGCAGAAGTAGTATACCAAATGCGTGATGAATTTCTGCCAATCATCGGGCAGATTATTGCAGAGCGTGAGCGTTTGATTACTTTGCTAACAGCATTACCAGATATTACAGTCTATCCATCAGAAACTAACTTTATCTTACTAAAAACAAAAAAAGCGAAAGAATTGAGCGCCTATTTATCTGATAAAAACATTGGTATCCGAGATTTTAGCTCGGCTCCTTATCTAACGAATTGTATTCGAATTACAGTGGGGACGCCATTGGAAAACGATAACTTATCTAAAGCAATCGAAGTTTTTTTGAAAGAAGGTTCTTTATGA